The following proteins come from a genomic window of Miscanthus floridulus cultivar M001 chromosome 2, ASM1932011v1, whole genome shotgun sequence:
- the LOC136537327 gene encoding uncharacterized protein, translated as MTNNASDAMKPKRFGGENFRRWQTRAKFWLMSLGLWWVIYPVFPITEKQTMQFENANNTALGCILTILADQLYDVYMNYSSATMLWEDLEQKYAEAEAGRWLYVCEKFFDFSMDSAKSIITQAHDLQLLVGEIAHLGCALPPKFVAAAIVAKLPAEWRDFATALKHKREEISIEDLIAALDVEEKARAKDVSGFSRKR; from the coding sequence ATGACAAATAATGCATCTGATGCCATGAAACCTAAGAGGTTTGGAGGTGAGAACTTCCGCAGATGGCAGACAAGGGCCAAGTTTTGGCTCATGTCATTGGGGCTGTGGTGGGTGATATACCCTGTGTTTCCCATCACAGAGAAACAGACCATGCAGTTTGAGAATGCGAATAACACCGCATTGGGCTGCATCCTCACCATTTTGGCGGATCAACTCTACGATGTGTATATGAATTACTCATCGGCCACCATGCTGTGGGAGGATTTGGAGCAAAAATATGCAGAAGCCGAAGCCGGTCGCTGGCTGTATGTATGCGAAAAGTTCTTTGATTTCAGCATGGACAGTGCTAAATCAATTATAACTCAAGCACACGACCTCCAGCTTCTGGTTGGCGAGATTGCACATTTGGGATGTGCTTTACCTCCAAAGTTTGTTGCAGCAGCGATTGTTGCTAAACTTCCTGCAGAGTGGCGTGATTTTGCTACAGCTCTgaagcacaaaagagaagagatttctATTGAAGATCTCATTGCAGCTCTTGATGTGGAAGAGAAGGCAAGGGCAAAAGATGTAAgtggattttcaagaaaaagatGA